The DNA segment AGCGATCGTTATTTCCCCGATTTCATGTGCATCAAGAGCATATCCGATCTTGGATTTGATCATGGAATAATCCAGATATTTTGCGCCGAGAAGACCTATTTCCTCTGAGATCGTAAAAAGTACTTCAATGGGAGCGAGTCTTTCATTATTTTCTTTCAATTCTTTGATCGCCCAGACAATTTCTGCAATTCCCGATTTATCATCCGAACCGAGAACTGTCGTTCCATCCGAAATTATCCTGTCTTCCCTGATTTTAGGCTTAACTCCATTTCCCGGAACAACCGTATCCAGGTGAGCACAAAACAGGATCGGTTCTTTTTCTACTTTTCCCGGGAAATACGCATACAGATTTCCGACATTTCCTTCGGTCTTCTCATTTGCTTTATCAAAATGAACCACAGCTCCCAAATCCTGCAGATCTGCTTCCAGACTCAAAGCAATCTCCATTTCGTTCTTTGATTCGCTATCGATTTGGACTAATGAAATAAAATAATCAATGATCGTAGATCTCATTTATTTTCCTCTTAATAATTTTCTGCGTTATAACTTGTTTTCATTCAAAATTCTGTCAATCAGAAAAAATCATAGACAGTATTTGGAAAGAAAAAATTTTTTGATAACAAAAAAACAGGAGTCCGTTTTGAGATTTATACTTTTTGGAATGATTTTTTACATCATTTTAGGATGTGCTTCCAGTTCTGGTTATCAGACTAAAGGGGTTTCCAAAGAACCCTTACATCAGAAGTTTGGAACAGCAAAAACAAAGGAAAGCAAAAAAAAACAGGGAAATTCTCTATACATGGTAACCTCTTATTATGGAAAAAAATTTCATGGGAAACCAACTTCCAGCGGTGAGACTTTTGATATGAATGGTTTTACTGCTGCCCATAAAACACTTCCTTTCGGGACAAGGCTGAAAGTGACGAATGAAGATAACGGAAAAACAGTAACGGTTCGTGTTAATGATAGAGGACCATTCAAAGCAGGTCGAGACCTCGATCTTTCTTATGGAGCAGCAAAAAAAATTGGATTGATCGCTGCTGGTGTGAAAACTCTTAAAGTTGAGATTTTGGAGTAGAGAAGATGCCTGGATTTTTGGAAATAAATGAGAGGACTCGAGAAGCTTTTTATAATAAAAAGCCTGTAATTGCTTTGGAATCGACAATAATTTCACATGGTTTACCTTATCCTCAAAATCTGGAAGTTGCGAAAAACCTGGAAAGAATTGCTTTGGAAAATGGAGTTGTTCCGGCAACAATTTGCTTAATGAACGGAAAGATCAAGATCGGTTTGGAAGAATCCGAACTGGAGATTTTAGCAAAAAATCAGGATGTAAAAAAAGTTTCCAGTCGTGATATCGGAAGAATTTTAGTAAAGAAAGAAATCGGAGCAACAACTGTTTCAGCGACGATGAGATGTGCCTATCTTGCCGGGATAAATGTCTTTGCAACAGGCGGGATCGGCGGAGTTCACAGGAATGCTGAAATTAGTTTTGATATTTCAACTGATCTGATAGAACTTTCCCGAACTCCGGTAATCGTTGTTTCAGCCGGAGCAAAGGCAATTCTCGATCTTTCTAAAACTTTGGAAATGTTGGAGACTTTATCTGTTCCTGTTTATGGTTATGGAACTGATCATTTTCCAGCATTTTATTCCT comes from the Candidatus Cloacimonadota bacterium genome and includes:
- a CDS encoding septal ring lytic transglycosylase RlpA family protein → MVTSYYGKKFHGKPTSSGETFDMNGFTAAHKTLPFGTRLKVTNEDNGKTVTVRVNDRGPFKAGRDLDLSYGAAKKIGLIAAGVKTLKVEILE
- a CDS encoding pseudouridine-5'-phosphate glycosidase; the protein is MPGFLEINERTREAFYNKKPVIALESTIISHGLPYPQNLEVAKNLERIALENGVVPATICLMNGKIKIGLEESELEILAKNQDVKKVSSRDIGRILVKKEIGATTVSATMRCAYLAGINVFATGGIGGVHRNAEISFDISTDLIELSRTPVIVVSAGAKAILDLSKTLEMLETLSVPVYGYGTDHFPAFYSSKTNLKINRIDSAKQIAEIFKENQKLGLSNGILVANSIPEKYEIPYTEMEEYIEKALQEAKKKEIKGQKVTPFLLSKIVDLTKGKSLSANIKLVENNVRLACEIVKNL